The Patagioenas fasciata isolate bPatFas1 chromosome 3, bPatFas1.hap1, whole genome shotgun sequence genome contains a region encoding:
- the LRRC73 gene encoding leucine-rich repeat-containing protein 73: MLPGSIQISGETLSGAEIRDICESLRENSVRLLSLRGCQLSERDFGHVCRGAAESRSLAQLNLNLGIVSNINRVKQLAEALKTNRSVQSLFLHGSPLTDAGLALLNPALSIHPSLVALDLGDCMLGDEGINLICGLLPPDGAKSGLKELTLSANPGVTSKGWGRLAIAVAHSSQLRVLNLDYNPLGDQVAGMLAVAVASSRTLEVLDLEGTGLTNQSAQTLLDMVENYPTALRTLILAENNISPELQQQISDLLSEGEEEEETEAREVTAREKNPWICQNNSSSQMVLMTSGLGDSLLAETEM; this comes from the exons ATGCTGCCGGGGTCCATCCAGATCTCTGGGGAGACGCTGTCGGGGGCGGAGATCCGGGACATCTGCGAGAGCCTGCGGGAGAACTCGGTGCGGCTGCTGTCCCTGCGCGGCTGCCAGCTCTCTGAGCGCGACTTCGGGCACGTCTGCCGGGGGGCGGCCGAGTCTCGCTCCCTGGCCCAGCTCAACCTCAACCTGGGCATCGTCTCCAACATCAACCGCGTCAAGCAGCTGGCCGAGGCCCTGAAGACAAACCGCTCCGTCCAGTCCCTATT CCTCCATGGGAGCCCCCTGACAGATGCAGGCTTGGCCCTCCTCAACCCTGCTCTCTCCATCCACCCCTCGCTGGTGGCTCTGGATCTAGGAGACTGCATGCTGGGCGATGAAGGCATCAACCTTATCTGTGGGCTCCTGCCACCTGATGGGGCCAAGTCTG gcctCAAAGAGCTGACGCTGAGCGCCAACCCAGGCGTCACAAGCAAAGGCTGGGGACGCCTGGCCATTGCAGTGGCTCACAGCTCACAGCTCCGTGTGCTGAACCTGGACTACAACCCCCTAG GTGACCAGGTAGCAGGGATGCTTGCTGTGGCTGTGGCCTCCAGTCGAACCCTTGAAGTTCTGGACTTGGAGGGAACAGGACTTACCAACCAGTCAGCCCAG ACCTTGCTGGACATGGTAGAGAATTACCCCACAGCCCTACGGACACTCATCCTGGCGGAGAACAACATTAGtcctgagctgcagcagcagatctCTGACCTGCTCTCAGAgggtgaagaagaggaggagacagaAGCTCGCGAAGTCACAGCCAGGGAGAAGAACCCTTGGATCTGCCAGAACA ATTCCAGCTCCCAGATGGTCCTGATGACGTCAGGTCTCGGTGACAGCCTCTTAGCAGAAACAGAAATGTAG